In Heterodontus francisci isolate sHetFra1 chromosome 5, sHetFra1.hap1, whole genome shotgun sequence, one DNA window encodes the following:
- the cebpd gene encoding CCAAT/enhancer-binding protein delta, translated as MSNLYNLDSRCISPCFPMFSLEPANFYEGVGGGASLAKLNRGMCEERTNLADLNPAGDIYDDETAIDFSPYVVEPVSGSQLELYSDDLLADLFASTNKPDKSQPEYGYLPSAASQMLTSVTSGPASTGNHSERELFTAQLQNGYDQRLDLSKVIVKEERHENMETSLHTQIAACAQTTVHLPTGQPTPPTSPEPSSANSHGRSTSGKEKSKKTVDRQSSEYRQRRERNNIAVRKSRDKAKQRNVEMQQKVIELNAENDRLHKKIEQLSRELAIMRNFFEQQPNAASFISASADCR; from the coding sequence ATGAGTAACCTGTATAACCTGGATTCACGCTGCATCTCGCCATGTTTCCCTATGTTTTCCCTAGAACCGGCTAATTTCTACGAGGGAGTCGGTGGTGGGGCGTCCTTGGCCAAGCTGAACCGGGGCATGTGCGAGGAAAGAACCAACCTGGCTGACTTGAACCCGGCAGGTGATATCTACGACGACGAGACTGCCATTGATTTCAGCCCCTATGTGGTGGAGCCGGTGTCAGGCTCTCAGCTGGAGCTGTACAGTGACGACTTGTTAGCAGATCTGTTCGCCAGTACCAACAAACCGGACAAATCTCAACCCGAGTATGGCTATCTGCCTTCTGCAGCCAGTCAGATGTTGACCTCTGTCACTAGTGGACCAGCTTCAACAGGTAACCATTCGGAGCGGGAGCTTTTCACTGCTCAGCTGCAGAACGGCTATGATCAACGCCTGGACTTATCCAAAGTCATAGTTAAAGAAGAAAGGCACGAGAACATGGAAACCTCACTGCACACTCAGATTGCAGCCTGCGCACAGACAACCGTGCATTTACCCACAGGCCAGCCTACTCCTCCCACTAGCCCGGAGCCCAGCTCTGCAAATTCCCACGGTCGATCGACATCCGGCAAGGAAAAATCCAAGAAAACCGTAGACCGACAAAGCTCCGAGTACcggcagaggagagagaggaatAACATCGCCGTCAGGAAAAGCAGAGATAAAGCCAAACAGCGTAACGTAGAGATGCAACAGAAAGTGATCGAGCTTAATGCCGAGAACGATCGTTTGCACAAAAAAATCGAGCAGTTGTCGAGGGAACTTGCGATTATGAGGAACTTTTTTGAACAACAACCTAACGCAGCATCATTTATCAGTGCAAGTGCAGACTGTCGGTGA